The segment CGTGAACATCGGAAGCTGGTCCAGATGCGAATCGCTGTGGGCTTCGTTGGATGCAATGATTCGATTGGCCAGTTCTTCGTCACGATTTCCGATCGCTTTCGTGTGCAGCGTCAGCCAACGTTCGTCTTTATGGAGCACCTTGCTGCGAAGCACGCGGGCGAATTGCGGCGTGATGGCTGTTTTCGTTGATCCGAACAGCGTCGCACCAATTTCGGTCACTGTCGGGTCAAGCCGTCGGTTGGCTCGCGCCATCGCCCGCTTGGCTTCCGGACTCTGCCATTTGGATCTTAGAGTTTGCTTCAGCCGTTGGTTGTCGACCAGAACTTCCTGGACAATTGAGGCAACCAGTTCTCGAAACTCTGGGTCTCTGGAAACTTCGTGGATGGATTCCGAAAATGTTTCTTTGACTTTTTCATTGTTCGAAATCCGCGACAACATCTCCTTCTGAACATCGATGAAATCTTCGAGATGATTTTCCAGAATGGGCACCGCTTTTGATTCGACAAACCGATTGAACTCCTTTTCAGTCAGCTTTTTCTCTGGCAGCGGCGAACGGTCGTAGATGTAACGCCAGCCAAACCTCCAAACAGAAACCTCTTGCCAAATCTCCTGTCCAATCGTCTCAGCCAGCGGTCGCGACTCTTCCTGAACGATGGGCCAAATTTCATCCCGAACCAGCGGGACGATTCTCTGCTTTAGTAACTCGTCCTGGTATCGTTGCGAAAGTTTGTCGATCTGTTCGCGGTGATTTTCAATCGCGTTCTTGAAATCTTCCTGGATAATTTTGCCGGCGTCAGCGATGGACTCCTCGATCAGCGGTTGAAACATCGCAACCAGTTCGTCCTGATTGACTTTCCAGGCGTCGGTAATCAGTTTTCCAATCTGTTCCCGCATTTCCGGTGGCATCATCGTACGAACCACCCATTCGACTGACTGGTCGGTTTTGTGCACTTTTAGATAGTCGCCGGGCGTGAGGACTGGAGCATTTCCGTACAGTGTCGCCGTCGCTTTTTTCGTGTCACCAATTCGGTACTCTTCATAGCCTTCGCCGAAATCGATAAATGAAACGTTCCCCACGCGTGTCGTGGTTTCGCCGTCGATCAGGAAAATAGGATCGCCAAAGCCCAGCATTTCATATTGGTGGCTGACTAGTTCGATGGATCGCTTTTGTTTGCCAAAGTATCCGCTGAGCCGTTTCAGGATCGCATTGTCGTCCAGCCGAGAGCGAACCAGCAACAGCAACGCAGCAATCGCAGCGATCCAAATCAGTGCTCCGACGATCGTTTTGGTTTCAGATTTTTTTGGATAAGCCATGTTGGCCCTGAAAATGGTCAAGGTCGACGCTTTCGCAAGACGTTCGCGTCAATAGTTTTACTTCCCACGTCCCTTCGTGGTTTCGAGCTTGTCGAGATCAGAGTATACATAATAGGGTCTAATTCGGCTTGTCGGCTTCTCCGGTGTCAGTGGACAGTAGCGTCTTAAGTTAAGGATAAGTTAATGGGAAACGCCTTTTCGTATGTGGTCGGAATCTTAGTTGCCGGGCTAATTGTGTTCGGGCTCCGATTCGGGATTCAGTTTGCCTCTCCGGCGTACGCCCGACAAGTCCAGGCCGACGCGGTCGACAAGATGAGCCTCGACGACCTGGAAAAGATGCTGCTCCGTGGCAGTCGCAGTGAACAACTTGCGGCGATCACGGCCATTGGAAAAGGGGACGATCAGCTTGATCGTCGAGTCGAACTGATCGCTGCAGCGACAGTCAGTACCGACTTGAGTATTGGTTCGACTTGCAAACTGTCCATCGAGCGAATGGGCGACAAAGCCAAACCCTCTATTCGGAAGTTGCTTGAGTCATCTGATCCGGCGACTCGACGAACTGCTTGTGGTGTCATTCGATACTTGGGAACATCGGGCGATGAGTTCGCTCCGGACATGATCAAATTGCTCAAGGAAGGCGACCGGAACGAGCGTCACGCAGCGATCTATGCGATTCAGGACATGAGTGCGGAAGCGATTGTTCCCGCGCTCGAATACGTCATCAAGGAACTTGACGACCCGAACTTTAACACCCAATGCATCGCTTGCCTCGTGTTGCGTCAAATGGGAAGCAGTGCGGAGCCCGCAGTCGCTCGACTGGTTCAGTTGCTCCAGGAAGGGAACGTCTCGTCGCGAAGTCGCGCCGCGGAAGCCCTCGCTGCCATCGGGCCGGTCGAAGGCTACGACATTCCAGGGTTGGTGGCCGAACGCTTGAAAGCTTTCTCCTACATGGAAAAAGTGAGAGCACTCGACGCATTGGGAGACCTTGGGCCGAATGCGAGTACGCATGTTGAAGAAATCGGGAAACTGATGCGAACTCCCAAGCTCAACACTCAAGCCGCTGCAGCGTTAGCGTACTTCCGGGTCACCGGGAAGTCCGACGAGCCTGTCGATTTGCTGTTGTCTCTGCTCAAAAACAAGAGCACGCGTTTGACCGCGATCGAATGCCTTGGTGGGTTTGGTGAAGCTGCTGCCGAGGCTGTCCCGGCGCTCATTGAGTTTCTCGATGACGAAGAGCTGGCCAATTGTGAAACAGCGGCTTTGACTTTGAAAAGTATTGGCCCGCCAGCTGTCGCAGCGCTTCCGAAACTGAAAAAATTGCTGCAGCACGAAGATTACCTGATCACGGTGGCCGCTCAGGAAGCAATTGATGCGATCTCCAGCGATAACGCCGACCAATAGCATCGGCCAGCCCTGCCATCGCTTGTCATTGCAATTCTTCCCTTGGCCCCGACTTGCGTTGGCGACGACCGCCGCATTTTGTTCGGGCTTTTCGAGTCGGGGAAATCGTGCGATATTGTTCCGCTTTACAAACGAGAGCTGCGAAACCCGTCGCCCCATTTTTTGCGACGTCCTCGCGTGCTCTTGGCCATACCATCACCGACCACTATCACTGGAACCGTCGTGCTACGTACACACACTTGCGGAGAACTTACCAAGGCAAACGATCAACAGGAAGTCACGCTTTGCGGCTGGGTTGATCGCGTTCGCGACCACGGCGGTGGACTGTTTATCGATTTGCGAGACCGTTATGGTCGGACTCAAGTCGTGGTCGGCGAAAGTAGCGCCGCGGAGGTCATGGACACTGCCGGCAAACTCAAATCCGAGTTTGTGATTTCTGTTACCGGAAGTGTTCGGCTGAGACCTTCCGGCCAGGAGAACCCCAAGATCACGACGGGCGACATCGAAGTCAACGCCAGCGACGTCAAGATTCTCAACGAAGCGAAAACGCCTCCGTTTGTTCCCGGACAAAAGGACTTGCCCAACGAAGACTTGCGGTTGGAGCATCGCTATATCGATTTGCGTCGGCAGAAGATGCAGGACACGCTTGTGCTTCGCAGTCGTATCATCAAGTCGATGCGTGACTACTGTGCCGAACACAATTTCATCGATGTCGAAACACCGATCCTTGGCCGCAGCACTCCTGAAGGAGCCCGCGACTATCTGGTGCCCAGTCGCGTGCATCATGGCAAGTTCTACGCTTTGCCACAGTCGCCGCAGATCTACAAGCAGATCATGATGATCGCGGGCTACGATCGCTACGTTCAGGTGGCGCGTTGTTTCCGCGACGAAGACCTTCGCGCTGATCGCCAGCCTGAGTTCACACAGTTGGACATGGAAATGTCGTTCGTGGATTCCGATGACGTGATCGGTATGATTGACGGCATGATGGAAAAG is part of the Mariniblastus fucicola genome and harbors:
- a CDS encoding HEAT repeat domain-containing protein; this translates as MGNAFSYVVGILVAGLIVFGLRFGIQFASPAYARQVQADAVDKMSLDDLEKMLLRGSRSEQLAAITAIGKGDDQLDRRVELIAAATVSTDLSIGSTCKLSIERMGDKAKPSIRKLLESSDPATRRTACGVIRYLGTSGDEFAPDMIKLLKEGDRNERHAAIYAIQDMSAEAIVPALEYVIKELDDPNFNTQCIACLVLRQMGSSAEPAVARLVQLLQEGNVSSRSRAAEALAAIGPVEGYDIPGLVAERLKAFSYMEKVRALDALGDLGPNASTHVEEIGKLMRTPKLNTQAAAALAYFRVTGKSDEPVDLLLSLLKNKSTRLTAIECLGGFGEAAAEAVPALIEFLDDEELANCETAALTLKSIGPPAVAALPKLKKLLQHEDYLITVAAQEAIDAISSDNADQ